Within the Candidatus Reidiella endopervernicosa genome, the region CTGACCATAGCTTCGATGGGATCGAACACGTCACCCTCAGTGTCGGTATCACACAATACCGAGAAGGTGACGATATCGAGCAGATACTGCATCGCGTCGACATTAATCTCTATCACGCCAAACAGCAGGGCAGAAACCAGACCATCGCTGATCAGGACTAAACTCCCGCACCTTACCCACACCCCTCGGCACGCTAACAAAACGGGTAAACGAAAACCGATTCGGTTCAGCTCATGGGGTCGTGAAATGGTGCGGTGGCGTGCCACCAACTCTCTACCTAGAGCTGCGCATGTTTTCTCACCAGCTCCAGATATCTTGGCGTCAGACCAACATCCTCAAAGATCGGATCACCCAGCTCGTCTTCGGCAACCACCTTCTCACCCGGCACATAGGGCAACGCCTCCTGATAGGAGGAGAGCGCGGTGGCGAGTAGTTGGGAGATCACCGTCTCGGTGGAGAGCCCCGGATAGAGCTCTGAGATTGCCTCGATGCTCGCCATATTCTGTCGGGAGATTTTAAAACAGACATCAACACCCTCAGCATCCATTTTTGGCATTGAGTCCCACTGCGTGATCAGCTGCTTGATATTCATCTCTGCCTCCAAAAATGGCCAACCATTTATGTCAAAAAAGTATAGATCGGCGCTCAGTGTCGTCAATGGAGAGAGAGATCGATGCAGACAAATACGTGCAGCTCAACGAGCCGCCAACATTAAGTCAATAAGTCAAACGGAATCAATTCGTTAGAGCCAGGTTTTCGCTATCGAGTGCATTTATAGCTGCCCGACCAACCACTGGCATCATCCGACCGAGTTAACAGCACCGCATCACCACTCACCGAGATACTCCAGCTGCCGGTCCAGACACCCCGAGCACCTGTGGGTCCAATCCTGGGGTTGGAATCTCGATAGGTGTAACTCCCCTTGGCGCTCGTCTCGGAGAGCGATTCGATCAACAGCTCCTCGCTGGCGGGCCTACCACCATGTGCGTGGCGATAGTTGGCCGTGAGCTTTGCCGACTTCTTCATCGAGGGGATCTTGAGAACCAGAGGAGAACCCGAACCGCTGCACTGCCAGGTCCCAATCAATGACGAGATCCCACCACCCTCTTCTGTTCGCTTGAGCGTAATCGAAACCTCGAAGGGTTTCGGCAACTTCGCCGCAGTAATCGTCACAGTGACTGGGAATGGCTCTGGAGACTTTGGCAGCGGAGCACGCTTTAACTTTAACGTAACCGGAAATGGAGCTGGGGCCGTGGGTAACACAGCACGAATTAGCGTCATCGTCACAGGAAAGGGGGTTGGCAGGGGTGGCAGCTCACCCCGCTTAATCTCGATCTCCACAGCAAAGGGGGTCGGAGGTGCAAGTAGCGGCTCTGCCGCTGCCGCAACACCACCACACCATGCCATCAATAAAATAAGCATGTTTGCAGCAGCATTTCGAAGCTGAACCACGGCGTCAAACACTCACTACTAAGGGTTGAAGACCGATTCGATATAGGCGGCTATCTGACTCCGTTCCAGGCAGTAGAGCACCTCTTTTTTCGATGCTCCCTGCTTCTTCGGAACCAATAACACACTGCGATCGCCCAGCCCTATCCGTCTGAGCACATCACTGGTCACGCGCTTGGCATCAAGCACACCACGTGTCTCAGCGATCGTATCCTCCAGCGCTGTTGTCAGTTCGAGCTGTACAATGCCTGGATCGGAGGAACAGATACAGCCTTCGCCAGAATACGCCACTACCTCTTTATATATGTGCGGCACCGTCACACTCTTCGATCTTTCCACCGGGCAGTTCAACTTGACCTCAAACTGTTGAGCCTGTGCTGGCAGCGTGGCAGATAGCGCAGTGCAGAGTAATAGGGGGACCGCAGACGAGAGACTCCAGATTTTCATCGCACACTCCTAATTCACGAAATACAACCTGAGTGAAATAGTAGACGAACCGATGCGAGTTTCGACCAAGCAGGTTGCTCAGCCTCTCGTTTGATATCAACTGGGAAGTAGGCGATCAGAGAAAAGTCAAAACCCACCGCGATCGATATTGATGCCACATGCTTGAATCAGGTTACGGTAGAGAGCAGACGTCGATTATCGAACAACAACTCAAGATAATTAATATCCAAAACATCCCTTTCAAAACATCATCAACGCCCCATCACTCACTTTTATCGACTTCAACAGAGCACCATATGGGAACCGTCTCTGTAGCAGAGCTGCTTGTAGGACCAAAACCTACAGACCAAAACAGATGAATCAAGTAGGCTTCAAACAAAAATAACAATTAGTTAATCCCTATGCCGCATAAAGCTCCTGCCATCCTTCTTGTCGAGGACGACCCCGATCTTACCGAGTATCTTGAGCTCTACCTGAGCAACTCCGGCTACCGTATTGCCGGGTGTTTCTCTTCGGGTGAAGAGGCTGTTAAAAACGTCTCAGAGCTCCACCCCGACCTCATACTCATGGATATTGTTCTTGGTGGAGAGATTGATGGTATCGAAGCGGCACGTCAGATCCACCAAGACCTTGATATTCCCCTGCTTTACCTGACCGCACATACTGACGAAAACTTTCTTCAGCGTGCCAAGATCACCTCTCCATTTGCCTACATCCTCAAACCATTTAATGAACGCGAGCTACATCTGACGATCCATTTCGCCCTGCAAAAACACAGAATGGAGAGAGACATCCGTGAGAGCCAGCAGCATCTGGCCAGCGCCCAGAGGATTGGAAAAATGGGTAGCTGGGAGTGGAATATTGAAGCTGACACTCTCAAGTGGAGCGATGAGATTTACCGAATTTTTGGCCTGGCCCCACAGCAGTTTGATGCCAACTATGGTGCTTTCCTCGACATGGTCCACGAAGACGACAGGGAGAGGGTTAAGCAGGCCGTAGACGCCGCACTCTACAGGAGCAGAGACTACGACATAGACCATCAGATACGGCTTCACAATGGATCCATAAAGGTTGTGCACGAACAAGCAGAAGTTTTATTTGATAACAACGGCACTCCTCTGCAAATGATCGGCACCGTGCAGGACGTCACCGAACGGCAAAAGCAGATGATCGACTTAAGCTCTTCGCCACCATCTTTGAGAATGCATCCGAGTGCGTGATCATCAGCGACGCAAAAAATCGCGTTGAAATGGTTAACGAAGCCTATTGCAACATCACGGGTTATTCACGATCTGAGATCATCGGAAATAGTCCCGGGCAGATGAAATCCGGCGTCCATGATGCTGACTTCTACAACGAGATGTGGCGCACAATTTCTGAAACTGGTTGCTGGAGCGGAGAGATATGGGATAAGCGCAAGAACGGCGAGATCTTCCCCAAGTGGTTGAGCATCAGAGCGATTAAAGACCGTATCGGTCACGTTCGTCACTTTGTAGGCATCTTCACAGACATCAGTGAACTCAAGGAGAAAGAGCTCCATCTTGAGAGACTTGCCTATTTCGACCTTCTAACAGCCGTACCTAATCGCCTACAGTTTTCTGAACGACTCAAACAGGAGATTCAAGCCGCAAGCAGAGGCGACCATCAGCTGGCTGTTCTGTTCATCGACCTGGATCGATTCAAGGCCGTCAACGACTGTTATGGCCACGATATTGGCGATGAGGTACTCAAAGAGGCCGTATCCCGTATGCAGAGTTGCGTACGTGACTCCGATGTACTCGCAAGACTGGGCGGCGATGAATTCACACTGCTGATGACATCGGGCGATGCGGAGCAGGGAGCTGTTAGTGTCGCAGACAAGATTATCGATATCATTTCAAAACCGATCGTGTTCGATCAACACCATATAGAGATTGGCGTAAGCGTTGGAATTAGTCTCTTTCCGCGTGACGGTACCAATTTTGAAGAGTTAATGCTGAACGCTGACCGCGCCATGTACCACTCAAAGGAGAGTGGCGGCGGCACAATTACCTTTGCCAATGAGGCGCTCCATCATGAGGTTAAGCGAAAACTCTTTCTCGACAACGAGCTGCGCCACGCCCTGGAGCGCAATCAGTTTGAACTTCACTATCAACCCCAGGTAGAGATTGCGAGTGGTCGCATAATTGGCATGGAGGCACTTCTGCGGTGGAACCACCCCGAAGAGGGACCCATATCACCTGCCGAATTTATACCGCGCGCCGAGTCAACCATGCTCATGTTACCCATTGGAAACTGGGTACTACGCACTGCATGCCAACAGCTCAAACAGTGGCATGATTCCGGTTTGCCCAAAGTTCCCGTTGCCGTTAACTTCTCTGCCGCTCAGTTTCGACACGCAGGCATCATGACAGAGATAGAGGAAGCA harbors:
- a CDS encoding diguanylate cyclase domain-containing protein → MEHVTLSVGITQYREGDDIEQILHRVDINLYHAKQQGRNQTIADQD
- a CDS encoding type 1 pili tip component, translating into MNIKQLITQWDSMPKMDAEGVDVCFKISRQNMASIEAISELYPGLSTETVISQLLATALSSYQEALPYVPGEKVVAEDELGDPIFEDVGLTPRYLELVRKHAQL
- a CDS encoding response regulator — protein: MPHKAPAILLVEDDPDLTEYLELYLSNSGYRIAGCFSSGEEAVKNVSELHPDLILMDIVLGGEIDGIEAARQIHQDLDIPLLYLTAHTDENFLQRAKITSPFAYILKPFNERELHLTIHFALQKHRMERDIRESQQHLASAQRIGKMGSWEWNIEADTLKWSDEIYRIFGLAPQQFDANYGAFLDMVHEDDRERVKQAVDAALYRSRDYDIDHQIRLHNGSIKVVHEQAEVLFDNNGTPLQMIGTVQDVTERQKQMIDLSSSPPSLRMHPSA
- a CDS encoding putative bifunctional diguanylate cyclase/phosphodiesterase, which produces MIISDAKNRVEMVNEAYCNITGYSRSEIIGNSPGQMKSGVHDADFYNEMWRTISETGCWSGEIWDKRKNGEIFPKWLSIRAIKDRIGHVRHFVGIFTDISELKEKELHLERLAYFDLLTAVPNRLQFSERLKQEIQAASRGDHQLAVLFIDLDRFKAVNDCYGHDIGDEVLKEAVSRMQSCVRDSDVLARLGGDEFTLLMTSGDAEQGAVSVADKIIDIISKPIVFDQHHIEIGVSVGISLFPRDGTNFEELMLNADRAMYHSKESGGGTITFANEALHHEVKRKLFLDNELRHALERNQFELHYQPQVEIASGRIIGMEALLRWNHPEEGPISPAEFIPRAESTMLMLPIGNWVLRTACQQLKQWHDSGLPKVPVAVNFSAAQFRHAGIMTEIEEALKDCDLAPKYLDVEITESASMRVPERTIEMLSQLKRLGIRCSIDDFGTGYSSLNYLKQFPVDKLKVDRSFVLDITKDHNDLSIVSAVLGLAKGMRLRVVAEGVEEEAQLELLRELGCDYIQGYYYSRPLPTDEMRAYLENSTAESN